A region of the Scatophagus argus isolate fScaArg1 chromosome 14, fScaArg1.pri, whole genome shotgun sequence genome:
CTGTGTCAAACCCAGCCTTACTGTAGAGTACAAAACAGTTGTGTGTGAGATCTGAGATGCATCCTTCCTTTCCTACTTCCTTCCTCAGTGTCTAAGAAGCACGGGAAGCTGATCACCTTCTTGCGCTCCTTCATGAAGTCCAGGCCCACCAAACAGAAGCTGAAGCAGAGAGGCATCCTCCGGGAGAGGGTATTCGGCTGCGACCTGGGAGAACACCTCCTCAACTCGGGACATGATGGTGAGAAATCCACAGACACGCCCGAGAGCAGGAGTACCTCCTGGATCCATTCATGTCCAGGCCTTCATTCAGCAGGGCATTGGTAAAACAGAACAAGGCTTTATTTGCTGCAGGCTCACATTATGGACAGAATTTAATTCCTAATTTCacctgtttccttttttcacaCAAGTGACACAATatgaaaaaggcaaaaccacATAGTCCAAAAAAGCTCCCATGCTGGACTAAAAAAATAGTCCAGCATGGGAGCTTTTACACTGTAAAGATAACAGGACACAGAGTAAATATTGTAACATCTTCTCAAAACATATGCTAGTGTCATACCACCCAAAAGTAGCCAGTGCTTGCAGTCGAGTCGAGTGGAACATCGTCCAAACTATGTTATCAGGAGGACGATGAGGCAATAACAAAGGCTTTGCCTTGTGGTGGAAAAGGACACAATGTCCACAAACGTGATGGACGGCGAGCAATTTTGTGAGATACTGAACTACAAAACTAATGCAATGCtagaatttttaaaataaaatgtaaaatgagaaaacGTGTTTGTGTCTTAGCAAATAGTTAGGATTAATCGATCACTGATGGGCTATTGGTTCaggaaaatgcacaaaatataCGCAGAGACATCTGTGTCACAAGAGAAAAGGTCTGTGTTACAGCTGTCCTCCATGATGCTTTCATGCCTGCCCTCACAGATGTCCTGTGCAGCTCCCAATGGGCTGTGACAGAGCTTTTCTGCTGCTAACTCACTCACGAAAACTTGATTGACTCAGACTCTTCTCATCGATGGTTTAGTTGTCCATTAGGGGGAGGCCCAGCTAATAACAAGTTAAATATCATTTGTTTCTGACGTAATCTGGGATGAGtaatttgtggttttacaggtTAAGCACAGGACTGTTTCTTGGCACTTTGTGGAGCATCTGCCCAGTGATGACCATCATCCAAAGCTATTATTTGACTTTAATTTGAGAGTTCACAGTCTTCAGAAGTGCAGTACTTGGACACAGTAGTACCATCGCAATACATTAAGCTCAGATTCTGAAACCTAATTATTAACTAATTAATAACTAATTCATTAAACATATATTAATGACAGGCAGAGCTCaggatttatttctgttttgttggaGGAAATTTCACCACCCCACGCAAACATTTTGCTTCCTCCAGTCCAGTCtacaattttttattattttttttaaattaaagtcatGATAAATCGTCTCAACCCAGTATATGCAGGCACCAGCTCTGCCAGCCATCCCCGGTTGTAATTAAGATATTTGCTTGGCTAAAGTCCGTACCTACATTTATCTGCTGTAGCGCATTGATTTTCTGAGCTCTCAGCAGTGTGGTGTCTGGGAGGTGAGCTTATGTGATGGTCTCAATGATAGAGTGGGAGGATAATGGTGTCCTGATTACAGTGTAACATCAGCTCCATCCCGAGTAATGATGCCACTCTGCTGTCAGAGCTTGATCAATAACgtcatttcagttcatgttgACACCAGCTTCAAAACtcatttattcatgttaatGGATCACACTCTGTGTCTGGACATGAATGGCTCTCATCTTACCAGTGTATTAGCTTACAGTGATCACACTGCATTGAAGTGAGTCCTGTCAATTTGACAAGGTTTGTCATAGATGTGGGACGTTCTGCATGGCAGTCACATGGCTGAAGGAGTCCAACGTTGACCTCTGTAAATCCTGCCTTACCCTGACATGTAGAGATAAGCTGCTCTGTCACACTTTGCTATGTCAAATGGTCAAAGGTGTCCTGACAGCTTGTAAGAAATGAAAGATAGCTATGATGTTGTGAGGTAAGAGAAACACAGTTACTGATTATGATTGATGAGTTATCACAGTTGCTGTATTTTCATGTAGAGCACTGAAATTTTTTATTTAGGCCAATTCAGGCTGTGAATCAAAGTAGACAAGCCATCTAGTAAACCCACACTGAACACTGTAATGTGTGCAAAGCATTTCATGGTTTATGCACTTTTACCCAGTCATCTGTCCAAGACAGCCTGTGAAATTAGTCATACATAAAATATAGTTATcaaatgcttttaaaataaaacttgaaaattttgttgttgttggtgtttgagTAATCGGAATCATCACTGAAATCATTTGAAAGCTGGTCTTTTTTAATGAGAATCTAATTGGCTGAATTCTTGTTGTGCGTCCAAACTCCAAGTTCGAACACATGCTGTGTATCTTTGTGAAGAGACAAAATCTTCCCACATGAAGGACTTGGAGAGGATTTGTCCACCCTCGCTatcctgtctcctgttgcaGAATGCCAAATAGTTTCTTCAAATCTCTCCTTGTTTTCTCTATCAGTATGTGTGGAATTTGTCTGAACAGCTGCTTCAGCGAGTGTCCCACTCTCTGTCATCCTCTGAATGATATGTGAGCTGTGAGAGGCCTGGGAGCCTCCtttatacacatacacaccacccTTAtctcccatacacacacacacacacagataaatagAATGTCTGTATGATTCATGGTTGCTGAAGTAGAAAGAAGAAGCTCTGTTTTtctgaggtttttctttttttgtgtgtccacCTCTAACACACAATCACTGGCATTGTGCTTTGAAGCCAAGCGTACGTTATTGGCTGCTTCATTCACCGACGACAGTGTGTTATCCCACCATTTGCTTCATGTAGAAAATAGATTAAAGGTCAACCAACACCATCAAATACTCAAAACTCGAAAAAGCACTCTCTGACAGCGCTAGACGGACAGTCACACTCAGTACCCACGcatcaaaaaggaaaataatctTGATCTTGGAGCGCCCAGCGAAAGCTCCACAAATCTTAACGAATGTGTTATGTGATGAcatgttctttttctcttctcagtGCCCCAGGTGCTCAAGAGCTGCACCGAGTTCATTGAGAAACACGGAGTGGTGGACGGCATCTACCGCCTCTCTGGAATCGCCTCAAATATCCAGAAATTACGGTAGGAGACACACGGAGAAacttttgatgatgatgacgacgtGCAGTGCAGCAGTTGCTCCTCATCAGCTGTTTTTACTGTCTATGTTagatgttattgtttttgtagAGATGTAAACACAACCTAACAACAGTCGCAGTTCATTAGAATTATGAAAGGCAAGAAGACCCCTTTCATTTTAGTGTGTCGTCTTCTAGTTTAGTATaaattaatgtcattaaagatCCTCAAGATTTTTTCTCTCCTAAAGCGCAGCTTGACTTCTTTCATGTCTTCATCCATCAAACTACAGCAGTCATTTATTGATGCATTTTTCTTCATAAGTAGTTATTTTTCCACTCAGCCTTtgccctcttcctctttcatcagGCATGAGTTTGACTCAGAACAGATCCCTGACCTGACCAAAGATGTTTACATCCAGGACATCCACTGTGTTGGCTCGCTGTGTAAGCTCTACTTCAGAGAGCTGCCCAACCCCCTTCTCACCTACCAGCTCTACGAAAAATTCTCTGTAAGCAATGACTTTGCATAATTAAACACTTCTCACACACCAGTTTCTACCAATAATGTGTGGATCTAAGCCTGCTCACTATTATAGCATATGTCTCTTTGGGTTTCTGTGCTCACCAGTGACCAAGTGACACTGACCGAATGTGACTTAAAGCACAAATTTGTGCTTGATCActtaagaaaagaaaggaaatactTCAGATCTGTCCTGTTGGAATTCCTCAAATTAACTCAAAGTCATGAGTCACAGACACCAGTAAAATAATTGCATTGTACTTGACACACCCTATCATTACAAATTCAGTGAACCACTCTCTGTGTGACTTGGAATAAAAACCTTGTCCAAGCACCCCAGAGCTTTCCCTGAAGATGAAGTAAATGTTTGCTCGTTGTTATGGCAGctggggagagggaggggagggtgtGGTTGCAGACTGATGTCCCCACCGTGCTCCATGTAGTGACGTGAACCTGACATGACAAGTGAATGAACTTAATGTTTATACACTAACACATCCCAACATTTATCTCCCCATCTCTCccattgttttcattctgaaggATGCTGTATCAGCAGCAACGGATGAAGAAAGACTTATCAAAATCCATGATGTCATCCAACAGCTCCCTCCACCGCATTACAGGTCAGTGTAGAGGCACACTGCCCCCTTATGGCAGACTCTGGAATTGCCAGATTACAGATGCACCATCATGTTGTACATTCACCTTAGTTGTGTGTGATTCAGAGATTCAAGGTTTATTGTCATATACACAGTATCAACACAGGGTCATCTGAGCAATTAAATACTTGTGACAAGGCAGGCAAGCATCTGAAATAGacataatataaataaaaaaaccctaaataagtaaaatagaataaaatgagggaggaaaaaaaggaaacgtTAAACGTTATATACATTATGGAAACAGTATGTGCACATGTTGAACGTGGAGCCATTCAGTGCGACCATCCTACAGCACACCGGAAGGTATTGTTAATGTTGAAATCAGGGAATCTTGTAGTGACACGCGGCATGAATAGAATCATTTAACGGTTCCCAGCggatgttttcatttgtgatgatgaattGAACTTCCTGTCCTTTGTGGAAGCATTCACATGCTAATTTCTATGTGACATTCCTCTGAGATTGGAGCACATAGTGAAATACTGATGCTCTGAAGAAGTAGCTAAGTCATGGCCATTAGTTTGCACATCACTAGCGGGAGCCAATTAAAcctgaataaatgaatatttgatTCGTAGGACCCTGGAGTTCCTCATGAGGCACCTTTCCCGCCTGGCAGCGTTCAGCTATATCACCAACATGCACAGCAAGAACCTGGCCATCGTCTGGGCACCCAACCTGCTGAGGTGAGATGCCACCCTGCTCCACAGAATGTTTTTTAATACATGTCAATCTACCAACCTGTACACATTTTGCGTAGCAGGTactcattttgacattttgattctTGTGAGTCCAACTGTCCAGTGCTAAAGTATAAGAACTAGAGGCAACAGTGTCTGcagagaacagaaaaggagagtTTTACCAATCAGAGTACCGGATTCATTCCCCTGCCTTCACCCAAATGGATCATTAATGATCATGACTGATAAACgagtaataattaataaaatattaaacattaataacattaGACATTGCATATTTTGCAGGCTAGTTTGTTTGTTCATCGGGCATTTAAGTTGGCAAAGTAACATGAAGTTATGTTCGTGTGTTGTAGAATTTTAATCGTGACTTCAATATACAGTATTCATAATCATTATTGCAgccactcttctgggaaggctttccacaagatgttggagttTTGTTAgaggaatttttgcccattcatgcagtacagcatttgtgaggtcagacactgatgttggacaaagaAGACTGAATCACAATCTCcggtccagttcatcccaactggatgtgtctggatactttatCTGTACCgtaattgttttttaatcaccTTTTCAGTGTAATTTGAATGACTTTTTATAACAAGGTACATTTCAAGATAATTCTAACGATCTTCACAGTCTGACCTATCTGTGGTTGAGTTTGTGTTGCCTTTTGTGTACCACTCACAGTAATGAATTCTCAGGCTGTCATAATGAGCTCTGTGCAGCACAAAGCCCCCTGCTTTGAATGAGTCATTCTGCCTCAATGGAAGGATTTAAGCAGCTGTTTGTGGGAGGGTGCCGATCAACATCGAATGCTGgaaatgtatttcaaaattgttttattcaaattagATGACTTGTAAATCAAACCACTTCAACATATTCctgaatctttgaatctttgaTTCACTACCTTGTTTAAAGTAGAGCTCCTTACTCAGCCAAACCtaatttttcactgttgtttatCCATGATTGTCTCAGGTCTAAGCAGATTGAATCTGCGTGCTTCAGCGGTACAGCAGCCTTCATGGAAGTCCGAATCCAGTCGGTGGTGGTGGAGTTCATCCTCAACCATGTGGATGTTCTCTTCAGTGCTAAACTAAGCTCACTGATACGAGAGGGGGCAGGTATGTACAGGCATCAGTTAGACAAGGCTCCTGCTCAAACTGTCAGTGCACTGCCTGCCTGTTTCTGCTTAAGTTATAAACACGGTTCCACATCACCAGGTCACAACTCACTGTCACGGCCCAAATCCCTGCTGGTTTCATCACCCTCCACTAAACTTCTCAGCCTGGAGGAGGCTCAGGCCAGGACCCAGGCTCAAATAAACTCTCCAGTCACTGAAGACAGCAAGTACATCGAGGTGGGCGAAGGTCCTGCTGCCCTGCAGGGCAAGTTCCACACCGTCATCGAGTTTCCAACCGAGAGGTTTGTTAACTGCTTTTCCTGTTATTTTGACTATTaatataaaatctaaattaaGACACACTGATGTAGACATCCATCTTACAATGTAGGCCTTCTGACctcttttgttttgacaaacatGTATTTTAATGTCAGATGCACTTAAATAACATTGGTGGAATGTGTCTTCCTCTACTGGTTGCTGGTAAGGCTGCAGGCAGGATCATATGCCTCCCACCCCAGGGGGACAGTGTCTCGCAGGCTGTACCCTGACTGTCTCCATTTTCAGACTTGGGCAGAAAGATGATCTGATTTTACACACATGGAATTTAAAAAGCcattaaaacagattaatttGACTGATTATGTGGTGTTAGTGCCTAAGGATCTTCTGTGTGAGTTAATGAAACTAAGTGTTCCCTGCCTGCTTGTCCTCCAACTTTTTTAATAATAGGAAGAGGCCTCCTATTAAACCCAAAAAGTCTCCTGTGGGTAGTTGGCGTTCTTTCTTCAATCTGGGCAAGTCTTCCTCCATGTCCAAGCGCAAACTGCATCGCAACCCCAGTGAGCCCAATGAGCTAAAGGCCATGGCTCTCGGTGGTGAGTCATTCCTCCAGAGCTGGAATGAAAACTGTCCATTTTTCAGTCACTATACAATTGTGCAATGTGAAGACCAAACAAGCCTGAATGTTGATGCCTTTTAATGTttcaggagggagaggagacacAGCAACGTTAAGATCAGCCAAAAGTGAAGAGTCACTCAGTTCCCTGCACAACGTTGAAGGTAATCACTTGTGTCTTCCAGTGCTGCCCATAGCGTGTGGCAGATGCTCTTTCTACAGTGTAACCTCGTGCGAAAGTGCTAaatttgtttctgattttattcttttcctccttcaggGGAGTCCAAGGTGTACCGTCCCCGGCGGCCACGCTCTAGCAGCGATGCCCTGTCAGCCTCCTTTAATGGCGATCTGCTGGACAGCCGGCAGCACTGCAACTCCTACGACAACTTGGACGCCACAGAGGACAGCGACGGAGACGACGGGCCCATCTGTGTGCCTGCCCTCATCTCACCTCCCCGCTCTGCTGGAGAAGATGTGGACCTCAGCCCACCAGATATTGGCATGGCCTCCCTAGACTTTGACCCCATGTCTTTCCAGTGCAGTCTCCCTGACACCTCCTACGCCTTCCCCCTGGATGACACCCCAGCTGGGGCCGAGGGCTCTGTGTTAAAGAGGAGCCCCGGCAGCATCAAGACCAActgctctgacctcaaccctgcCTCCTTCTTGGGAAGCTTGACCTCCCCCTTGTTGTCCACAGACTTTAACCGGGCTGCTGGAGGGAATGTGGAAAGCAGAAAACTGACCACATCCTATTCTTACACTGATAAACCCACTCAGGCTGTGTCACCTATTAAAGGTGGAAAGACCACTAGTTTGACACCATTTTCCACTTCAGAGCTTTTCTCTACAGAGATGCCTGACAGAAATACAGCTGGACAGGCTGTCTCTCCACAGCCGTTATCTCCTCCTTTACTAGCCAAGGACTCTCCTCCCCTGATGGGCAGTGTGCTGCTGAGGGCAGCTGAGCCATCGCTAAGTGAGGCTTTCCAAATGGAGCTGCACTCAAAATTGGCAGTCTTTGATAGTGTGGACAGTCAAGAGCTGAAGGGAGAGGACAGCGTACAGCAGGCGCCAGCTACCAACAGCCAAGAGCACCAGGGTAGGGAGTagacttttttaaatgtggtgTTGGCATGCTGCtaatttgtcattgtttgtttttctgtagaaCAAAAGTGAGATGATAAGCCATGCTATTAATtatatgaatgtgtttttttctagGTTTGGTTTTATAGGTTTGCATGGATTTCATCTTAAATAAATCCTTTCATGTGATGCCTGAGCACCACACATAACTTTCCCCTTTTTCCTGCTCTTGAAGCACCTTATAACCAGCTTGCCTGCTGTCATGTCTTTTCTTCACCTAATGTTTTATTGCTTATTCATTCAACTATAGATcccttctgtttttgtgtcccTGCTAGGAGTTGTACCTCCAGACTCGTCAAAGGACCTCACCCCTCGTTCCATCAGCTCCACAGGTCCCACTActgcccctccccctccccctcctaAAAATGCTGCCCGCATGTTGGCCCTGGCCCTCGCCGAGTCTGCCCAGCAGGTCTCCATTCAGTCCCAGTCCCGGTCCTCTGAGCCCCCCACACCGGTGTCCCCTTCACAGCCACAGGAGGCGTCTAACCTTCAGGACTCGCCACGTTTCCAGACTTCCTCGGAGGAGGGAGCAGTGAGAGGAAGTTCCCCGCCACCTAACAGTGCTGTCACCCCAGCCTCATCTTATCCCTTAACATCTAGTCCTACAATCAAGCAACAGCCACTAGAGTTAACCAGCAAGAAGCTATCAGACAGTGCCAAGTCCTCTGCAAGTCCACCTGGCACACAGCCAGGAACTGACTCCACTCCACCAGACACTCCTCTCTACAAGTGTGTCCTACTCCCTAGTTCAAGCAACCTGACTTCTCCAACCAGGAAAAGTCCAGAAAGACAGCAGCCTGTCACAGAACAGATTCCAGTCTGTACCAGCCCATCTACTAACACTCCAACCACCACCTCTGGTGGCAACTGCAAAGACACTGGAGTCTTAGCGCAGCCTGTTCCTGAGGTAAGTGTTGTATCggttttatatttaaattggcgtttattaattattaaaggTCATTATCTTGTAATATTGTACTGTAGTTAGCATAATCCAGATTGAATAATAATTCACATGCAGTATATGAGTGAGAAGCCataaaggaaaagttcaacattttcagaaatatgcttattttttttcttgctaagCTAATTGTGtgttggctgcagcttcatatttaaaggACAGACATGAGACAGGgatcaatcttctcatctaactcttggcaagagagttaaaaatgtatctgccaaaatgtcagactgatCTTTAACTCACCTCTCTTGGGATTCATTTTTATGAATGGGAAAAACCTGTGCTCTTACACTAAAGGAAATTTCACTGGCCACTGCAGTATCATATTGAAAGTCCTGCACAATATATACTGTAAGACATGCAAAATGTTTGTGGCATAGAATAAGGATACCAAATGCATCGGTACTTTTGGCATGGCGGTTGTTAAATATGTAGCTGATTTGGTGCTTTGATATTCTCATGGGATTTGATAGGTGGTTTGTGGTCTacatatgttgtatttttatttagcgccagctgttattattgctgtccCGATATATCATGTATTGTTCAAGTTAAAGAGCTTTTTAGTATTCACTGCTTTCTTATAttttaaaaccaacaaaaaacaaatgcacctACAAGACTACTTCCAGTAGgtacaaaaaaaattgtaaaaatccagacataaaagcaaacaagcagACGTTACGAATCTCCGACCTACTGCTACAGTGGAACAGCTCTGTAAGCAACACTGGTGACTCTGGACAGCACctagctgagtgtgtgtgggaccTCTTGGCCCtctgcagcttgttttttcTCAGCTTTCCACAGTAAATgagtgtctgttttgttgtgttattttcttaGGTCAAACCAGAGGAGACTGCACCGCCCCCAGTCCTTCCAAAACCATTAGAACCCCCACCTCAAACAATTCAAAAGCCGAAAAGGCAGGCTGTCTCACTGCCCCAgcaccaaacacaaactcaaCAGCAGAGCCAAGCTCAGACACAGCCTCGTCTTCCAGCACAGCTTCAACCTCAAACACAGCCTCATCTGTCGCATCCGCCGTCACAGCCTCACGCGCAGTCTCAGACACAAGTCCAACCCCAAACACAACCACAGCCCCTCTCCAAAGCTAGCGCAAGAGTGGCCCCCACCTCTGCTGAGCCTGCTGAGAAGCCTTGGGAGGCCATAAAGCCGGTACAGCCCTGTACTGAGTCTGCAAAGTATCATGACTCATATGGACCTgcacctccaccccctcctgTCCGCACCATAGAGAGCAAACTGGCCACAGCAGCACTCAGTCAGAGTGAAGCCTCATACCATATCCTGGGTGACAGTCCGGCACCTAGCCATCTGGAGGATGCTCTGCCTCACCATCCTCTTTCACCTCGTAAATCTTCCACGCACCAGCCAGCCTACCTGTACCATGCTAAAGGAGAGCCAGTCTTAATTGAGGCTCCAGGAGCTGCATACTATCATCAGAGGCCTTTCCCTCTGGGCCTGCAGTCTATGCCACACCACTACCGGCCAGACAGCATCCCCCCACACCTCTCCTTCGTGTCCAAATCTGAGCCTCAGATACCCTACATTGCCCGTGTAGACAACAGATACAGCACTTTAGGCCCCAGGTCTTACCACCACTCCATAAAGTCCAGAGGAAACACCcgcagtgtgtatgtgtctccAGGTCCAGGGCATCAGGGTTATAGCCATGAGAGAACCCATGGATATCCCACCATCCGCAGAGTTCACTCTCTCCATGTTCCTTCCACTGTCCGCTCAGTGCCCATCCAAAGGACTGAAGTTCCTCCAGATGATGATATGTTCTTCTACCATCGGCCCGTGTATCAGTGCAAAGCCTACCAGCAGCCAACACAGCAGTCCTCACAGGCAGACTACCATGTCACCCAGCTGCAGCCTTACTTTGAGAATGGACGGGTTCAGTATCGCTACAGTCCCTACTCTGGTTCAAGCCCTTTGGAGGCACCTTACTATGATATCGACCCTTACGGTACTATCAGAGTCCGGCACTTTCATTCCTTTGGCCGAGATCCAGGAGCCATTGGTGGCCGACCGGGTGGAAAGGCGACTGGATACCACTACCTCGCTCGCCATGTTCTCCCACCTGGAAAGGAGCACAGCTTTGTGAGCAGGGACATGCCCCCAAGTCATGGAACCAAGGAACCTGCTGCTTACCTCTCTTGGGATCCAGACGAGTCGGAAAGGCTCCGCATGCACTCCATCCGGAGAGAGAGCAGGgcaagacagaaaattaaaggCCCTGTCTTGTCTCAGTATGATAATGTTGGCTTATTTGCACCAGCAGATATATCAGGCTATGAAACTCTGCACCTGCGCAGTAAATCTGACCCGGGTAAAGCTGTGTTGATTCCGGCCGAAAGCAAAGATGGGCGCTACCTCCCTAGACATATGGTCTCAGACCCTGATGTCCTCATGTACATGGAGACTGACAAGCATGTCCAGGGCAGCACAGTAGCCGACAAGTCAGAAGGGGTCGCCAAGCAAAGCAGTTCCAAGAAATGCCAATCTTCTCACTCCCTTCCAGCTACTCTGAGCCACAGTCTCTCCCTTCAGCAGGAGAGTGGTCGCCACGAGGCCAAGTATGAGACTGGAGATGACAAGCAAGGTGGAGACAGCAGCAGGTCAAAACACTGGCAGCAGGAGTATCCCAACAAGAGGAACTTCCAACCACGTTACGAGTGTCCTGATTCCGACCACCACCAGagtaaagtgaaaacatcaagtGGCTACCACAATACTGAGGACCAGCCATCAGCCCCCAGGGAACAACTTGTCCGCTCTAAACCAGAGCGATCACACAGCATCCGAGAGCAGCAGCACTACAGCCAGGGGAAGCCGGAACTGGAATACTCATATCAGAAACACAGCACTAAAGCAGCGCAGTCCCACTATGATAACCTGGACGATTATCACCCAGTACCTCAGCCTCAGGCCCCTGTTCAAAAACGTGGAGGCTCCAGCTCGTATTCCGCCCCAGGACTCACAGCAAGCCACAGCAACAGAGCATACTCCACAGCACTGGGCCAGGGAGCCTTTATCCAGACTGAGTTGGCCATGCAGAGGTCAGAAACAGAGATACGTACAGAATGAAGCATGAAGGAgggaaatgtgtgaaattatcTTTAGCTGTGTAGAATAAAAGACTCTGTTGAACTATGGTTGAGCAGCCTCTGCAGGACAGTGGACTGTTGTATCACCAATATTTTTG
Encoded here:
- the arhgap32b gene encoding rho GTPase-activating protein 32 isoform X3, with product MARSAEIPELRTEPLMRSCSSSTASMKVKNVKKLCFTKGHFPKLAECAHFHYENVDFGTIQLSLGDEQCEVTRNGYESKELVYLVHIYCQGRSWIVKRSYEDFRVLDKHLHLCIYDRRFSQLPELPRLDSLTDQSESVSQMLLAYLSRLSAIADNKINCGPALTWMEIDNKGNHLLVHEESSINVPAIAAAHVIKRYIAQASDELSFEVGDIVSVIDMPPKEDTTWWRGKHGFQVGFFPSECVELINDKVPQSMTNTVPKPASPCSGLQPASWSLFPPYLEMESVIQDSAWVADPLNHYSLSSVSKKHGKLITFLRSFMKSRPTKQKLKQRGILRERVFGCDLGEHLLNSGHDVPQVLKSCTEFIEKHGVVDGIYRLSGIASNIQKLRHEFDSEQIPDLTKDVYIQDIHCVGSLCKLYFRELPNPLLTYQLYEKFSDAVSAATDEERLIKIHDVIQQLPPPHYRTLEFLMRHLSRLAAFSYITNMHSKNLAIVWAPNLLRSKQIESACFSGTAAFMEVRIQSVVVEFILNHVDVLFSAKLSSLIREGAGHNSLSRPKSLLVSSPSTKLLSLEEAQARTQAQINSPVTEDSKYIEVGEGPAALQGKFHTVIEFPTERKRPPIKPKKSPVGSWRSFFNLGKSSSMSKRKLHRNPSEPNELKAMALGGGRGDTATLRSAKSEESLSSLHNVEGESKVYRPRRPRSSSDALSASFNGDLLDSRQHCNSYDNLDATEDSDGDDGPICVPALISPPRSAGEDVDLSPPDIGMASLDFDPMSFQCSLPDTSYAFPLDDTPAGAEGSVLKRSPGSIKTNCSDLNPASFLGSLTSPLLSTDFNRAAGGNVESRKLTTSYSYTDKPTQAVSPIKGGKTTSLTPFSTSELFSTEMPDRNTAGQAVSPQPLSPPLLAKDSPPLMGSVLLRAAEPSLSEAFQMELHSKLAVFDSVDSQELKGEDSVQQAPATNSQEHQGVVPPDSSKDLTPRSISSTGPTTAPPPPPPKNAARMLALALAESAQQVSIQSQSRSSEPPTPVSPSQPQEASNLQDSPRFQTSSEEGAVRGSSPPPNSAVTPASSYPLTSSPTIKQQPLELTSKKLSDSAKSSASPPGTQPGTDSTPPDTPLYKCVLLPSSSNLTSPTRKSPERQQPVTEQIPVCTSPSTNTPTTTSGGNCKDTGVLAQPVPEVKPEETAPPPVLPKPLEPPPQTIQKPKRQAVSLPQHQTQTQQQSQAQTQPRLPAQLQPQTQPHLSHPPSQPHAQSQTQVQPQTQPQPLSKASARVAPTSAEPAEKPWEAIKPVQPCTESAKYHDSYGPAPPPPPVRTIESKLATAALSQSEASYHILGDSPAPSHLEDALPHHPLSPRKSSTHQPAYLYHAKGEPVLIEAPGAAYYHQRPFPLGLQSMPHHYRPDSIPPHLSFVSKSEPQIPYIARVDNRYSTLGPRSYHHSIKSRGNTRSVYVSPGPGHQGYSHERTHGYPTIRRVHSLHVPSTVRSVPIQRTEVPPDDDMFFYHRPVYQCKAYQQPTQQSSQADYHVTQLQPYFENGRVQYRYSPYSGSSPLEAPYYDIDPYGTIRVRHFHSFGRDPGAIGGRPGGKATGYHYLARHVLPPGKEHSFVSRDMPPSHGTKEPAAYLSWDPDESERLRMHSIRRESRARQKIKGPVLSQYDNVGLFAPADISGYETLHLRSKSDPGKAVLIPAESKDGRYLPRHMVSDPDVLMYMETDKHVQGSTVADKSEGVAKQSSSKKCQSSHSLPATLSHSLSLQQESGRHEAKYETGDDKQGGDSSRSKHWQQEYPNKRNFQPRYECPDSDHHQSKVKTSSGYHNTEDQPSAPREQLVRSKPERSHSIREQQHYSQGKPELEYSYQKHSTKAAQSHYDNLDDYHPVPQPQAPVQKRGGSSSYSAPGLTASHSNRAYSTALGQGAFIQTELAMQRSETEIRTE